One Onychostoma macrolepis isolate SWU-2019 chromosome 10, ASM1243209v1, whole genome shotgun sequence genomic region harbors:
- the LOC131548000 gene encoding protein mono-ADP-ribosyltransferase PARP14-like has translation MDEYYPIVVEGDWGPEHAKSVKNKLQIYFQSKKKSQGGDCVVQYNDGSNSATILFKSSDIQDSVLSKAEHIITIDNQKIKLKVYKPSDAEEQADSTGQQTEQACGYQEPNQSASQTDVDVKKPQVSGAVVLENLPDDVNQDVLTLLVENISSLSENDFSMELIPELRKSVVTFKNPSAAEKFLEDSRTHEKFKQYNLRARALERSTCVRVEDLPAEANNNKMLLELYFEKWGGPVEEVITIPPEQAAIIIFKEEAAKERVLKQENNICDVPVKIYPYFKSLETVLYGGKRPHLKLPEPITVSVHPAIREFILKKEQISSTKDQMSSHFCHINMDKPEVLLSPDPALLKQKGVTRRHIDGWSKNAIDAFKKIISNYTTSEWPVSPALWSKVESDVKELVKDQVFIDLDASKGVLTLAGMTHEIIGLKSIMEKILERATNQIQREKNSVTEYVEISPALYSLLEQDGLKKAKAVSPDLHIDYNKKMNRLDLSGLHTEILIFKNWVLEKNINMKQKHLQIDHSILEFLRSVDCDEMSRDLFISHGITAVYTIINGDVVVIGSTEKTLSEAEKRVNTVLATKDLIVEDQGVLQMPKWQDLKKQLQELFNTSKKTSVITHLSKQRDRVMVTGFREPVMEVSENLGCFIEKHTRIEETVRVKSHAAVEFIRVRKSQHWQNLIKSDEVKVHFDSKRPWIKLSGERTFVQPALTFFKSLADGLYRDTLVIKKAGAKKYFLEQGKMMLSMLLKEKGFVVVLQEDDMLEEEQDEFTEGSLEDIGQVSCEVRIPGGVTVTVRKTDICKISVDAVVNAANEDLKHSGGVAFALLQAAGPSLQQTCDQHTKAHGPLKHGEAIITDAGRLPCKYVVHAVGPRFTDSDRLTTVQRLKRAVRESLNQASSKNCSSIAIPVISSGIFGCPLDLCTESIAKEVCEYIELHNHRGSNSTLTEIHLVDNNGDTVNAMTQAVRKEFAAYNPKMTFPHQAKPHGHSDYGQGYRGNGRGNYGQINQEFEVVKGRGNRDFEHEAYWRRETSSYGGRSDKSEGLGVLETKTTQEGLKIILSKGNIQDASADVIVNTISEDLDLSKGAVSKALLQTAGHQLQSEITRAARSNNVNYGEMLITDGYKLKCSKVFHVVCPLWHGGQNSADKVLVRIIRDCLRTAETQGMASISFPAIGTGNLGFPKDLVARIMLTEVQKFNFTNLQEVTVIVHPSDKESVECFTSIFRHGIQGSVTKGAHRHLMPKINLFPKSAQTSGVIGKVSSPSLGMHTMQMGQVTLEVSSGDITKEKTDAIVNSSNQTFSLKAGVSKAILDAAGVQVEQECLQTVGSSNVQQTEIVTSAGQLPCRNIIHVIGRNSPSDIKDVVLSVLKLCESRQITSVAFPALGTGQGGAKPADVADAMVDAVVDFVKKKKPVHVRLVKFLIFQTNMVADFHQSMIRRSGEKVEEDKGLFTKLKDFLWSGNSDSPANEEFVVVGEVIEPAVFQLCGETPEDLSEAKNIINSMILQEHMTVPIRDAAITHFTKEDGEMLNTMQRELTVSVRLEKKGQDSVITLEGLTRDVHTAESRIRDMIRKVERNENRRREAFFIRSLVKWQYQENGWGIKSFDILTNYDLEQAFQNRQTSVKIKINNVEYEANLVRQVATKGSLMIELNRVDLEVVAQRSLPSHWEDMKGQSVVLVKLTPGSKEYAEVEEEFTSTGLSSNSIITIERVQNSALWRNYMIKKEELEDKNKHTKNEKRLFHGTGPDKTDQINNHGFNRSFAGIHGAMYGNGTYFAVDPCYSAQRYSKPDVKGHKRMYHVRVLVGDYTQGKQGLPVPPAKSSSSADLFNSVTDNMNNPTMFVIFNDVQAYPEYLLTFQ, from the exons ATGGACGAATATTATCCCATCGTTGTAGAAGGAGACTGGGGGCCTGAACACGCTAAAAGTGTGAAAAATAAACTTCAGATTTATTTCCAGAGTAAGAAGAAATCTCAAGGAGGAGACTGCGTCGTGCAATATAATGACGGAAGCAACTCCGCTACGATTCTGTTCAAATCGTCTGACA TTCAAGATAGCGTGCTCTCAAAGGCAGAACACATTATTACCATTGACAATCAGAAAATCAAGTTGAAAGTGTACAAACCCAGTGATGCAGAGGAACAGGCAGACAGCACTGGACAACAA ACAGAGCAGGCATGTGGATATCAGGAACCAA ATCAAAGTGCCTCTCAGACTGATGTGGATGTGAAGAAGCCTCAAGTGTCAGGTGCTGTGGTCCTGGAGAACCTTCCAGATGATGTTAATCAAGATGTTTTGACTCTTCTGGTGGAGAACATCAGCAGTCTTTCTGAAAATGACTTTAGCATGGAATTAATACCAGAATTAAGAAAATCAGTTGTGACCTTTAAAAATCCCAGTG CTGCAGAAAAGTTTCTTGAGGACAGCAGGACACATGAAAAGTTCAAGCAGTATAATCTGAGGGCCCGTGCACTGGAGAGAAGCACATGTGTGCGAGTGGAGGATCTTCCAGCTGAGGCCAACAACAACAAGATGCTGCTGGAACTGTATTTTGAGAAATGGGGTGGTCCAGTAGAGGAAGTTATCACAATTCCACCAGAACAAGCagccattattatttttaaggaggAAGCAG CCAAAGAGAGAGTTTTGAAGCAAGAGAATAACATCTGTGATGTTCCAGTCAAGATATATCCCTACTTCAAATCACTTGAAACTGTCTTATATGGTGGCAAAAGACCCCATCTGAAGCTGCCTGAACCCATTACAGTCAGTGTACATCCTGCCATCAGGGAGTTCATCCTCAAGAAAGAGCAGATTTCCTCTACTAAAGACCAGATGAGCTCACACTTCTGCCACATAAACATGGACAAACCCGAAGTTTTGCTCAGTCCTGATCCAGCATTACTGAAACAGAAAGGAGTTACCAGAAGACACATTGATGGCTGGAGTAAGAATGCCATTGATGCCTTTAAGAAAATCATCTCAAACTACACAACATCCGAGTGGCCGGTGTCACCCGCCTTGTGGTCGAAAGTGGAGAGTGATGTTAAGGAATTAGTGAAAGATCAGGTTTTCATAGATTTGGATGCCTCTAAAGGGGTGCTGACACTGGCAGGAATGACCCATGAGATAATTGGACTGAAGTCCATAATGGAGAAAATTTTAGAGAGAGcaacaaatcaaatacaaagAGAGAAGAACAGTGTGACAGAGTATGTGGAAATTTCTCCTGCCTTGTACTCTCTGCTTGAACAAGATGGCCTGAAAAAAGCTAAGGCTGTTTCTCCAGACCTGCACATTGActacaacaaaaaaatgaacagaTTAGATTTATCAGGTCTTCATACAGAAATTCTCATTTTCAAGAATTGGGTCCTTGAgaagaatataaatatgaaacagAAGCACTTACAGATTGACCATTCAATCCTGGAGTTTCTGAGATCAGTGGATTGTGATGAAATGTCAAGAGATCTCTTTATATCTCATGGAATAACTGCTGTCTACACAATCATAAATGGAGATGTTGTTGTGATTGGGAGCACAGAAAAAACACTTTCTGAGGCAGAGAAGAGGGTGAATACAGTTCTCGCAACCAAAGACCTCATTGTAGAAGATCAAGGTGTCCTTCAAATGCCAAAATGGCAGGATCTCAAAAAACAATTGCAAGAATTGTTCAATACTTCCAAAAAGACATCTGTGATCACACATTTATCTAAACAGAGAGACAGAGTAATGGTGACTGGATTCAGAGAACCAGTGATGGAGGTCAGTGAAAACTTAGGATGTTTCATTGAGAAACACACTAGAATTGAAGAAACTGTTCGTGTCAAATCACATGCCGCGGTTGAATTCATAAGAGTCCGAAAATCACAACACTGGCAGAATTTGATTAAGTCTGATGAGGTGAAAGTCCATTTTGATTCAAAGAGACCCTGGATTAAACTGTCTGGAGAGCGTACATTTGTCCAACCAGCTCTGACCTTCTTTAAAAGTTTGGCAGATGGTCTCTACAGGGACACACTGGTCATTAAAAAGGCAGGAGCAAAGAAGTACTTCTTGGAGCAGGGTAAAATGATGCTCTCAATGCTGTTGAAGGAAAAAGGATTTGTTGTGGTTCTTCAGGAAGATGATATGCTGGAAGAGGAACAAGATGAATTTACTGAAGGAAGTTTAGAAGATATTGGCCAAGTCTCTTGTGAGGTTCGAATACCAGGTGGAGTAACTGTTACTGTCAGGAAGACAGATATTTGCAAGATCAGTGTTGATGCTGTGGTCAATGCTGCTAATGAAGATCTGAAGCACAGCGGTGGTGTAGCTTTCGCACTTCTCCAAGCTGCTGGACCAAGTCTGCAGCAAACCTGTGACCAACACACAAAAGCACATGGGCCTCTGAAGCATGGAGAAGCTATCATCACTGATGCTGGTCGTCTTCCCTGTAAATATGTGGTGCACGCTGTGGGACCTCGCTTCACCGATTCAGACAGACTTACCACTGTGCAACGCCTGAAACGTGCTGTGAGGGAAAGTCTGAACCAGGCGTCAAGCAAAAACTGCTCCTCCATTGCAATTCCAGTTATTAGCTCAGGGATATTTGGTTGTCCTCTTGATCTTTGCACTGAATCGATCGCTAAGGAGGTGTGTGAGTACATCGAATTACATAACCACAGAGGCTCCAATAGCACATTAACAGAAATTCACTTGGTTGACAATAATGGTGACACTGTGAATGCCATGACTCAAGCTGTCAGAAAGGAATTTGCTGCTTATAACCCCAAAATGACTTTCCCTCATCAAGCCAAACCCCATGGACATAGTGACTATGGACAAGGCTATCGTGGAAATGGTCGTGGAAACTATGGTCAAATAAACCAAGAGTTTGAAGTTGTCAAAGGCCGTGGTAATAGAGACTTTGAACACGAAGCATACTGGAGAAGAGAAACTTCAAGCTATGGTGGCAGATCAGATAAATCTGAAGGCTTGGGTGTTCTTGAGACCAAAACTACACAAGAGGGACTAAAAATCATTCTGAGCAAAGGGAACATCCAGGATGCGAGT GCTGATGTCATTGTAAACACTATATCGGAGGACTTGGACCTCAGTAAAGGTGCCGTCTCCAAAGCACTCCTACAGACTGCTGGTCATCAGCTCCAGTCAGAAATCACCAGAGCTGCTCGTTCAAACAATGTGAATTATGGTGAAATGCTCATCACAGATGGATATAAACTGAAATGTTCGAAGGTCTTCCATGTAGTTTGCCCACTTTGGCACGGTGGACAAAACTCAGCAGATAAG GTACTCGTTCGGATCATTAGAGATTGCCTGAGAACAGCAGAAACTCAAGGAATGGCTTCAATCTCCTTCCCAGCTATCGGGACTGGGAATCTTGGCTTTCCTAAAGATTTAGTGGCTAGAATCATGTTGACAGAAGTCCAgaaatttaatttcacaaacctTCAAGAGGTAACTGTGATTGTACACCCTTCTGACAAGGAGAGTGTAGAG TGCTTTACTAGCATCTTTAGACATGGGATTCAGGGTTCCGTCACAAAAGGAGCACACCGACATCTCATGCCTAAAATTAATCTTTTTCCCAAATCAGCTCAGACCTCTG GGGTCATTGGCAAAGTCTCCTCTCCCTCTCTTGGGATGCACACTATGCAGATGGGTCAAGTGACTCTGGAGGTTTCTTCAGGAGACATAACTAAAGAAAAAACTGATGCCATTGTCAACTCCTCAAATCAGACATTTTCTCTGAAAGCAG GAGTGTCCAAGGCCATTTTAGATGCTGCTGGAGTGCAAGTTGAACAAGAATGTTTACAGACGG TGGGATCATCAAATGTACAGCAAACAGAGATTGTGACTTCAGCTGGACAGCTTCCATGTAGAAACATCATCCATGTTATTGGACGCAATAGTCCATCTGACATTAAGGATGTTGTTTTGTCTGTTCTGAAGTTATGTGAGTCACGCCAGATTACTTCTGTTGCCTTCCCAGCTCTTGGCACTG GTCAGGGAGGTGCAAAACCGGCTGATGTTGCAGATGCAATGGTTGATGCAGTTGTtgactttgtaaagaaaaagaaaccagTGCATGTACGGCTTGTGAAGTTTCTCATATTCCAGACGAACATGGTGGCAGACTTTCATCAAAGCATGATCAGAAGATCTGGTGAGAAAGTAGAGGAGGATAAAGGTCTGTTTACCAAACTTAAAG ACTTCTTGTGGTCGGGAAATTCAGACTCTCCTGCAAATGAAGAGTTTGTAGTTGTTGGTGAAGTAATTGAGCCAGCTGTGTTTCAACTGTGTGGGGAGACACCCGAGGACCTGAGTGAAGCCAAGAATATAATCAACAGCATGATATTACAGGAGCATATGACCGTCCCAATCCGGGATGCAGCGATTACTCATTTCACAAAGGAGGATGGAGAAATGCTGAACACCATGCAGAGGGAGCTCACAGTCAGTGTCCGGCTTGAGAAGAAAGGCCAAGACTCTGTCATCACACTGGAGGGTCTGACAAGAGACGTTCACACTGCAGAGAGTCGTATTCGGGACATGATCAGAAAGGTGGAAAGGAATGAAAACCGAAGGCGTGAGGCTTTTTTCATTAGAAGTTTGGTTAAGTGGCAATACCAGGAAAATGGATGGGGCATCAAAAGCTTTGATATATTGACCAATTATGACCTGGAACAGGCCTTTCAGAATAGACAGACTTCAGTGAAAATCAAGATTAATAATGTTGAATATGAAGCCAATTTAGTTCGCCAAGTGGCCACAAAAGGGAGTCTGATGATTGAGCTGAACAGAGTAGATCTGGAAG TTGTAGCTCAAAGATCTTTGCCTTCACATTGGGAGGACATGAAAGGACAGTCGGTTGTTCTTGTAAAACTCACACCAGGCTCAAAGGAATATGCAGAAGTGGAGGAGGAGTTCACAAGCACCGGACTATCCAGTAACAGTATCATTACA ATTGAAAGAGTCCAAAACAGTGCACTTTGGAGAAACTACATGATCAAAAAGGAGGAGCTggaagacaaaaacaaacacacaaaaaatgaaaaacgtCTTTTCCATGGCACTGGCCCTGATAAGACGGATCAGATCAACAATCACGGCTTCAATCGCAGCTTCGCTGGCATACACG GAGCCATGTATGGGAATGGTACATATTTTGCTGTGGACCCATGTTACTCAGCCCAACGCTACTCTAAACCTGATGTCAAAGGACACAAACGCATGTACCATGTCAGGGTACTTGTTGGTGATTACACTCAAGGAAAACAAGGTCTTCCTGTTCCCCCTGCGAAGAGCTCCAGTAGTGCTGATCTCTTTAACAGTGTGACTGATAATATGAACAACCCAACCATGTTTGTGATCTTCAACGATGTACAAGCTTACCCAGAATACCTACTCACCTTCCAGTAA